A genomic region of Miscanthus floridulus cultivar M001 chromosome 3, ASM1932011v1, whole genome shotgun sequence contains the following coding sequences:
- the LOC136544715 gene encoding uncharacterized protein — protein sequence MAAASFTAAKVLAPVAARSGGEKAPPLPAGASSSFASCAAAGRTTRPWTWGSCSSATSAGVQMLCVLPRAALAFSPAARWSSSLSAWCRSLDLLAGNKAAQAAATHPAAPRRASGSPQQPCLATPAACTADPPGAPLVCSDSDTAGLSPSTPSASPLDPDKNVTLLGDGSKKSIITDKKSFADRITTFKTATFSKDDDAVHHHIGV from the exons ATGGCGGCCGCGTCCTTCACCGCCGCCAAGGTCCTGGCGCCGGTGGCCGCGAGATCCGGCGGCGAGAAGGCGCCCCCGCTCCCCGCCGGCGCCTCGTCCTCCTTCGCCAGCTGCGCCGCAGCGGGCCGCACCACCCGGCCTT GGACATGGGGCTCTTGCAGCAGCGCTACCAGCGCCGGCGTACAGATGCTGTGCGTGCTCCCTAGAGCAGCGCTTGCCTTTTCCCCTGCTGCCCGTTGGTCCTCCTCTCTCTCTGCGTGGTGTCGATCTCTGGACCTGCTCGCGGGGAACAAGGCCGCGCAGGCCGCCGCCACGCATCCGGCTGCTCCTCGCCGCGCCAGCGGCTCCCCGCAACAGCCCTGCCTGGCCACGCCGGCCGCGTGCACCGCGGACCCGCCT GGCGCGCCTCTCGTGTGCTCCGACTCCGATACGGCCGGCTTATCGCCATCGACGCCATCTGCATCTCCGCTGGACCCCGACAAGAACGTGACCCTCTTAGGTGACGGCTCCAAGAagtccatcatcaccgacaagaAGAGCTTCGCCGACAGGATCACGACTTTTAAGACAGCAACCTTCAGTAAGGACGACGACGCCGTGCATCATCATATCGGCGTCTAA
- the LOC136547572 gene encoding uncharacterized protein isoform X4, whose protein sequence is MDFSRKYEEVRPANESDTHLEKLPMQHFEQQIASGYSSSEDDQRESFAEDYPGDESDAVPENQSFEHQIAGEYSSCEDDTCPSFHRIHGDKLVADLEEDNNNRYYGNKSDTVCLNQPIQHNELDVVVGYSSAEDGPCKPIARWGTTSPLAHNERIMGAVEEAMRKSNDGTKEHMFLPKVGAVFPSLGDAYQFYNLYSWEVGFSIRKGTNQNGNKKADGTKDRNMQ, encoded by the exons ATGGACTTCAGTAG AAAATATGAAGAGGTACGACCTGCTAATGAGTCTGATACTCATCTTGAAAAGCTGCCAATGCAGCACTTCGAGCAACAAATAGCAAGTGGTTACTCTTCAAGTGAGGATGACCAGCGTGAAAG TTTTGCCGAGGACTACCCCGGCGATGAATCTGATGCTGTTCCTGAGAACCAGTCATTTGAGCATCAAATAGCAGGCGAATACTCTTCTTGCGAAGATGATACATGTCCAAG CTTTCACAGAATCCACGGGGATAAGTTAGTTGCTGATTTGGAAGAGGATAACAACAATCGATATTACGGCAATAAATCGGATACTGTGTGTTTGAACCAACCAATACAGCACAATGAGCTTGATGTGGTGGTTGGATACTCCTCTGCTGAAGATGGACCGTGTAAACC GATAGCTAGGTGGGGGACGACAAGTCCATTAGCACACAATGAAAGGATTATGGGTGCTGTAGAAGAAGCAATGAGGAAGTCCAACGATGGCACAAAAGAACATATGTTCCTGCCCAAAGTTGGTGCTGTCTTCCCATCACTAGGAGATGCATACCAGTTCTACAATCTTTACTCATGGGAAGTTGGTTTCAGCATACGGAAAGGTACAAACCAAAATGGAAACAAAAAAGCTGATGGGACAAAGGATAGGAATATGCAGTAG
- the LOC136547571 gene encoding aldehyde dehydrogenase 22A1-like, with protein MAFWWPLLVLAAAYALCRLLLLLIPPTVPSIDVDASDVLAKEDSFIYIPRKGKAAQTDKVQCYEPATMKYLGYFPALTPDEVNEHVAQARKAQKIWAKSSFKQRRQFLRILLKYILEHQDLICEVSSRDTGKTMVDASLGEIMTTCEKITWLLDEGEKWLKPEYRSTGRSMLHKRAKVEFYPLGVIGAIVSWNYPFHNVFNPMLAAVFSGNAAVIKVSEYASWSGCFYFRIIQAALSAVGAPENLVHIITGFAETGQALVSSVDKIIFVGSPGVGKMIMKRASETLIPVTLELGGKDSFIVCEDVDLPSVVQVAVRAALQSSGQNCAGAERFYVHNDIYSSFVSQVVKIVKSICVGPPLSGRYDMGAICMMEHSEKLQSLVNDALDKGAEIAVRGSFGNLGEDAVDQFFPPTVLVNVDHTMKIMQEEAFGPILPIMKFSSDEEAIKLANDSKYGLGCAVFSGNQKRAIRIASQIHCGVAAINDFASSYMCQSLPFGGVKDSGFGRFAGVEGLRACCLVKSVVEDRLWPYIKTVIPKPIQYPVSEHGFEFQQLLVETLYGYSVWDRLRSLVNLIKMVTEQNSAPASNAKTKKRR; from the exons ATGGCCTTCTGGTGGCCGCTGCTGGTGCTCGCCGCCGCATACGCGCTCTgccgcctgctcctcctcctcatcccgcCCACCGTCCCATCCATCGACGTCGACGCTTCCGACG TGTTGGCCAAGGAGGACAGCTTCATCTAC ATACCGAGAAAGGGTAAAGCAGCTCAGACTGACAAGGTCCAATGCTATGAACCAGCGACCATGAAATACTTGGGGTACTTCCCTGCGTTGACTCCTGATGAG GTCAACGAACATGTTGCACAAGCCAGGAAAGCTCAAAAGATATGGGCAAAAAGCAGCTTCAAGCAAAGGCGCCAGTTTCTTCGAATCCTTCTCAAGTATATTCTTGAACATCAGGATCTCATATGCGA GGTATCGTCTCGGGACACTGGAAAGACTATGGTTGATGCTTCATTAGGCGAGATAATGACCACATGTGAGAAGATTACCTGGCTTTTGGACGAGGGTGAGAAGTGGTTGAAACCTGAATACAG ATCTACTGGGAGATCAATGCTGCATAAGAGAGCAAAAGTTGAGTTTTACCCTCTTGGAGTGATTGGTGCGATTGTATCTTGGAATTATCCCTTCCATAATGTTTTTAATCCAATGCTGGCTGCAGTATTCTCCGGTAATGCAGCAGTTATAAAG GTCTCAGAATATGCGAGTTGGTCAGGCTGCTTTTATTTTCGTATCATACAAGCAGCTCTTTCAGCTGTTGGTGCTCCTGAGAATCTGGTGCACATAATAACTGG TTTTGCGGAAACAGGCCAAGCTCTTGTATCATCAGTGGACAAAATAATATTTGTGGGATCCCCTGGTGTTGGAAAAATG ATCATGAAAAGGGCATCAGAGACTCTAATACCTGTAACTCTTGAGCTTGGTGGCAAGGATTCATTTATTGTGTGTGAAGATGTAGATTTACCCAGT GTTGTTCAAGTTGCCGTTAGAGCTGCTCTACAATCTAGTGGGCAGAACTGCGCTGGTGCTGAAAGATTTTATGTTCACAACGACATATATTCTTCCTTTGTTTCACAAGTAGTGAAGATAGTCAAATCTATATGTGTT GGTCCCCCATTATCAGGCAGATATGACATGGGTGCAATCTGTATGATGGAGCACTCTGAGAAACTTCAGAGTCTTGTTAATGATGCTCTAGACAAAGGTGCCGAAATTGCCGTCAGAGGGAGCTTTGGTAATCTTGGGGAAGACGCAGTTGATCAATTTTTCCCTCCAACTGTCCTGGTTAATGTTGATCACACAATGAAAATTATGCAAGAAGAG GCATTTGGACCGATTCTGCCAATCATGAAATTCAGTTCTGATGAAGAGGCTATCAAACTTGCAAACGACTCAAAGTATGGTCTTGGTTGTGCTGTTTTTTCTGGCAACCAGAAGCGTGCCATCAGAATAGCATCCCAAATACACTGTGGGGTTGCAGCAATCAATGATTTTGCTTCAAGTTACATGTGTCAG TCTTTGCCATTCGGTGGTGTTAAAGACAGTGGATTTGGGAGATTTGCTGGTGTAGAAGGCTTGCGAGCTTGCTGCCTTGTGAAGTCTGTTGTAGAAGATAGATTATGGCCATATATTAAAACAGTGATCCCGAAACCTATCCAG TATCCTGTCTCAGAGCATGGATTTGAGTTCCAGCAGTTGCTTGTGGAGACTTTGTATGGCTATAGCGTGTGGGACAGGTTGCGGTCCCTTGTGAATCTTATAAAGATGGTTACCGAGCAGAACTctgcccctgcttcaaatgcgaAGACAAAGAAAAGGCGATGA
- the LOC136547572 gene encoding protein FAR1-RELATED SEQUENCE 5-like isoform X1, which translates to MPKSGSGTKFSTTMCGCSARLRLLRNKNNEYYVSIFVAEHNHELVESCGEKRHLKSHQSIDQATKDMVRYLRENNVSLSKVNCIMGSMSGSMNNLTFSKKRLKTVCSEIAADLIADDIQKTMLSFMKMHDEDPNFVYSFQMDEDCRITSLMWSNGNSRRMYSHFGDVVTFDTTYKTNIYNMPFGMFVGVNNHFQSVIYAGVLLTRETTESFAWAFKTFVEMMGGKAPVTMLTDQAAAMGAALRQVLKNTKHRWCKWHVLKKLVEMLGHMFNNHKEFSDDFNKVVNHMLSEQEFEDSWAAMVAKYGLSGNPEITRAFESRSMWAKAWFKDIFCARMTSTQRSESANNVLKHFVPRNSPLNLFVQQFNKLVTEQEKADHEEEKNTKQREIRLKFGWPIERHAAKLYTRAAYHLFLEELGRSTAYIVVDSKEASVYKVVHGESERRKSGQKLISRFQLMKNLVYMTANVVFITILAFFVAMHCLKEFVRSLPYTS; encoded by the exons ATGCCAAAGAGCG GTTCTGGAACAAAATTTTCAACAACAATGTGTGGTTGCTCGGCTCGTCTTAGGTTGCTTCGGAACAAGAATAATGAATATTATGTTTCCATATTTGTTGCAGAGCACAACCATGAATTGGTTGAGAGTTGTGGAGAGAAACGACATCTTAAGTCACATCAGAGCATTGATCAGGCTACCAAGGACATGGTGCGTTATCTGCGTGAGAACAACGTCAGTCTGAGCAAAGTAAACTGCATCATGGGTAGCATGTCTGGGTCTATGAATAACCTTACTTTCAGCAAGAAGCGTCTGAAAACTGTGTGCTCAGAAATTGCTGCAGACCTAATTGCTGATGATATTCAGAAGACTATGTTATCTTTCATGAAGATGCACGATGAGGATCCAAACTTTGTATATTCTTTCCAGATGGACGAGGACTGTAGGATCACTTCCTTGATGTGGAGCAATGGAAATAGCAGGAGGATGTATAGTCATTTTGGGGATGTTGTTACATTTGACACCACATATAAGACTAATATATATAATATGCCTTTTGGAATGTTTGTTGGGGTCAACAACCATTTTCAGAGTGTTATATATGCTGGAGTTCTGTTGACACGTGAAACAACTGAAAGCTTTGCTTGGGCTTTCAAGACATTTGTTGAAATGATGGGAGGAAAAGCACCGGTTACAATGTTGACTG ACCAAGCTGCAGCTATGGGAGCAGCGCTACGGCAAGTGCTCAAAAACACAAAACACCGTTGGTGCAAGTGGCATGTCCTTAAGAAGCTTGTTGAGATGCTGGGACACATGTTCAATAACCACAAAGAATTTTCGGACGACTTCAACAAGGTGGTGAACCATATGCTGTCAGAGCAAGAATTTGAGGATTCATGGGCAGCTATGGTTGCTAAATATGGTCTTTCTGGAAATCCAGAAATTACTAGGGCCTTTGAATCAAGGTCCATGTGGGCGAAAGCTTGGTTCAAAGATATTTTCTGTGCAAGAATGACTAGCACACAACGCAGTGAATCTGCAAATAATGTTCTTAAGCATTTTGTCCCAAGGAACTCCCCACTGAATTTATTTGTGCAACAATTTAACAAGCTTGTCACTGAGCAAGAGAAAGCAGATCATGAGGAAGAGAAGAACACCAAACAG CGCGAAATTCGACTGAAGTTTGGTTGGCCTATTGAGCGTCATGCAGCTAAGTTGTACACTAGGGCAGCATATCATCTATTCCTTGAAGAACTAGGTAGAAGTACTGCATACATAGTTGTGGACAGTAAGGAAGCAAGTGTTTACAAAGTTGTCCATGGTGAGAGTGAACGTAGGAAAAGTGGTCAAAAGTTGATTTCAAGGTTTCAGTTGATGAAGAATCTGGTGTATATGACTGCGAATGTGGTCTTTATAACCATTTTGGCATTCTTTGTTGCCATGCATTGCTT AAAGGAGTTCGTGAGATCCCTGCCATACACATCATGA
- the LOC136547572 gene encoding uncharacterized protein isoform X3 gives MASVVPPDGLTQNSSLASWYNHVSSSNQYQYFTPSTNSNVDQSFSMDFSRKYEEVRPANESDTHLEKLPMQHFEQQIASGYSSSEDDQRESFAEDYPGDESDAVPENQSFEHQIAGEYSSCEDDTCPRIHGDKLVADLEEDNNNRYYGNKSDTVCLNQPIQHNELDVVVGYSSAEDGPCKPIARWGTTSPLAHNERIMGAVEEAMRKSNDGTKEHMFLPKVGAVFPSLGDAYQFYNLYSWEVGFSIRKGTNQNGNKKADGTKDRNMQ, from the exons ATGGCGAGTGTTGTTCCACCAGATGGACTCACCCAAAACAG TTCTTTGGCATCTTGGTACAACCACGTCTCTTCTAGCAATCAATATCAGTATTTTACCCCATCTACCAATTCTAATGTTGACCAGTCATTTTCCATGGACTTCAGTAG AAAATATGAAGAGGTACGACCTGCTAATGAGTCTGATACTCATCTTGAAAAGCTGCCAATGCAGCACTTCGAGCAACAAATAGCAAGTGGTTACTCTTCAAGTGAGGATGACCAGCGTGAAAG TTTTGCCGAGGACTACCCCGGCGATGAATCTGATGCTGTTCCTGAGAACCAGTCATTTGAGCATCAAATAGCAGGCGAATACTCTTCTTGCGAAGATGATACATGTCCAAG AATCCACGGGGATAAGTTAGTTGCTGATTTGGAAGAGGATAACAACAATCGATATTACGGCAATAAATCGGATACTGTGTGTTTGAACCAACCAATACAGCACAATGAGCTTGATGTGGTGGTTGGATACTCCTCTGCTGAAGATGGACCGTGTAAACC GATAGCTAGGTGGGGGACGACAAGTCCATTAGCACACAATGAAAGGATTATGGGTGCTGTAGAAGAAGCAATGAGGAAGTCCAACGATGGCACAAAAGAACATATGTTCCTGCCCAAAGTTGGTGCTGTCTTCCCATCACTAGGAGATGCATACCAGTTCTACAATCTTTACTCATGGGAAGTTGGTTTCAGCATACGGAAAGGTACAAACCAAAATGGAAACAAAAAAGCTGATGGGACAAAGGATAGGAATATGCAGTAG
- the LOC136547572 gene encoding uncharacterized protein isoform X2 codes for MASVVPPDGLTQNSSLASWYNHVSSSNQYQYFTPSTNSNVDQSFSMDFSRKYEEVRPANESDTHLEKLPMQHFEQQIASGYSSSEDDQRESFAEDYPGDESDAVPENQSFEHQIAGEYSSCEDDTCPSFHRIHGDKLVADLEEDNNNRYYGNKSDTVCLNQPIQHNELDVVVGYSSAEDGPCKPIARWGTTSPLAHNERIMGAVEEAMRKSNDGTKEHMFLPKVGAVFPSLGDAYQFYNLYSWEVGFSIRKGTNQNGNKKADGTKDRNMQ; via the exons ATGGCGAGTGTTGTTCCACCAGATGGACTCACCCAAAACAG TTCTTTGGCATCTTGGTACAACCACGTCTCTTCTAGCAATCAATATCAGTATTTTACCCCATCTACCAATTCTAATGTTGACCAGTCATTTTCCATGGACTTCAGTAG AAAATATGAAGAGGTACGACCTGCTAATGAGTCTGATACTCATCTTGAAAAGCTGCCAATGCAGCACTTCGAGCAACAAATAGCAAGTGGTTACTCTTCAAGTGAGGATGACCAGCGTGAAAG TTTTGCCGAGGACTACCCCGGCGATGAATCTGATGCTGTTCCTGAGAACCAGTCATTTGAGCATCAAATAGCAGGCGAATACTCTTCTTGCGAAGATGATACATGTCCAAG CTTTCACAGAATCCACGGGGATAAGTTAGTTGCTGATTTGGAAGAGGATAACAACAATCGATATTACGGCAATAAATCGGATACTGTGTGTTTGAACCAACCAATACAGCACAATGAGCTTGATGTGGTGGTTGGATACTCCTCTGCTGAAGATGGACCGTGTAAACC GATAGCTAGGTGGGGGACGACAAGTCCATTAGCACACAATGAAAGGATTATGGGTGCTGTAGAAGAAGCAATGAGGAAGTCCAACGATGGCACAAAAGAACATATGTTCCTGCCCAAAGTTGGTGCTGTCTTCCCATCACTAGGAGATGCATACCAGTTCTACAATCTTTACTCATGGGAAGTTGGTTTCAGCATACGGAAAGGTACAAACCAAAATGGAAACAAAAAAGCTGATGGGACAAAGGATAGGAATATGCAGTAG